A single Haloglycomyces albus DSM 45210 DNA region contains:
- the hemE gene encoding uroporphyrinogen decarboxylase, which translates to MDSTAAGTTTTSTSPYMAAARGETPQHTPVWFMRQAGRSLPEYRELRSGTTMLEACTNPEMTCEITLQPVQRYDVDAAVFFSDIVVPLAAVGIDIDIVPGTGPVLNQPFRTEADLERLRNLDPCDIPYITEAIGLATKELGDKPLIGFAGAPYTLASYLIEGGPSRDYLNTKTMMRNNPDLWNRLLNKLAAICGEFLRVQVEAGASAIQLFDSWAGSLSKADFRTYALPYAAQAMMSVSESTPRTYFGVGTSHLLESMRDTGASVIGVDWRTTLDEAAERLPGTVLQGNLDPTVPFADTDIMLQEADKVLQAGQAAPGHIFNLGHGVHPTTNPDQLKRLVDHIHETTRR; encoded by the coding sequence GAGACTCCTCAGCACACTCCGGTCTGGTTCATGCGCCAAGCCGGGCGTTCTCTTCCCGAATACCGTGAGCTGCGGTCGGGCACGACCATGCTGGAGGCGTGCACTAACCCCGAAATGACCTGCGAGATCACACTGCAGCCGGTGCAGCGCTACGACGTAGACGCGGCCGTGTTCTTCTCCGACATCGTCGTACCGCTGGCGGCGGTCGGTATCGATATCGATATCGTTCCAGGAACGGGCCCTGTTCTCAATCAACCCTTCCGCACCGAGGCCGACCTCGAACGGCTTCGCAACCTGGACCCCTGCGACATCCCCTACATCACAGAAGCCATCGGTCTTGCCACAAAAGAGTTGGGCGACAAGCCTCTCATCGGCTTCGCCGGAGCGCCTTATACTCTGGCCTCCTACCTCATCGAAGGCGGACCGTCACGCGATTACCTGAACACCAAGACCATGATGCGTAACAACCCCGACCTGTGGAACAGGCTCCTGAACAAGTTGGCCGCAATCTGCGGCGAATTCCTCCGCGTGCAAGTGGAAGCGGGCGCGAGCGCGATCCAATTGTTCGATTCCTGGGCCGGAAGTCTCAGTAAAGCCGATTTCCGAACCTATGCCCTCCCCTACGCGGCTCAGGCCATGATGAGCGTCAGCGAAAGCACTCCGCGAACCTATTTCGGAGTCGGGACGAGCCACCTTCTGGAATCCATGCGGGATACGGGCGCGAGCGTTATCGGAGTAGATTGGCGCACCACACTTGACGAGGCGGCCGAAAGGCTTCCCGGAACCGTCCTCCAAGGCAATCTCGACCCCACGGTACCGTTCGCCGACACCGACATCATGCTTCAGGAAGCCGATAAGGTCCTTCAGGCGGGACAGGCGGCTCCCGGCCATATCTTCAATCTCGGGCACGGCGTTCACCCCACCACCAACCCCGACCAACTGAAACGCCTCGTCGACCACATTCATGAAACCACTCGACGTTGA